One Arcobacter sp. FWKO B genomic window, ATATACTTTTTTTTGGATATGGCAAAGTTTGTAATGGTCCTTTTTTACCAAACACATTTGCTTATAATGATGAAGTAAAGGCATATAATACAAACAGACAAAAGTCCAAACAGATATTGGAAGAACTTGGCTTTAATGATAGTAATCCTTTTACATTTGAAGTGGTTACAAATTCTGGAAACGATATAAGAGTAAATGCAGCTGAAATAATCCAACATCAGCTTAGAAGTGTTGGTATTGAGATGAAAATTAGAGTATTAGAGTGGCAAGCATTTTTAAATACTGTAGTTCATCCAAGAAATTTTGATGCAGTAATTTTGGGTTGGTCTATGTCACTAATGCCTGATGCAAAACCTATATGGCATAGTAGTTCAGATAAAATTGGTGGATTTAATTTTGTTGGGTATAGTAATAGTGAAGTCGATATGTTGATTGATAAATCATTAGAAACTATAGATACACAAGAGCTGTCTTATATGTATAAAAAAATTTTTAAAATAATTGCAGATGATTTACCTTATATATTTTTGTATATTCCTGATTCAATAACAGCAGTTAGCAAAAGTATAAAAAATATTGAACCATCATTTACTGGCATTTGGCATAATCAAATTGATTGGGAAAAGGTAGATTAAACTCTACTTCTAAAGATAATTTTATTTCTTCCTGTATCTTTTGCTTCATAAAGAGCATCATCAGCTCTTGCTAAAAGTGAGTCAATGCTCTCATCATCTTCTTTATGTGCTACTCCAAAACTTATAGTAACATTCACCTTTGTATTTTCGTGATAAAAGTCTATGGTTTCAATACCTTTTCTCATCCCTTCCATTTTATCCATAAATTCATCTTGATTATTGCAAATTGATAAAATTGCAAATTCTTCACCACCCATTCTTCCAAAGATATCTTCAGTATTAAGGGAGTCTTGAATATAAGAAGTAAGTTTTTTTAGAACTATATCTCCAAATGCATGACCAAAAGTATCATTTAGAGTTTTAAATTTGTCAATATCAAGCATTGCTGCAAATATATGTTCACTGGAGTTTTGATTTAGAAGTTTTTCTGCTTTATTAAAAAAAGATCTTCTATTGGAGATACCAGTTAGGGGGTCTGTATTTGCTAGTATTTCAAGTTCTTGTGTTCTAAGGGCTACTTTTTCTTCTAGTTCATGGTTGAGTTTTGTTAATTGCTCATTTTTTTGAATAAGTTCTTTTTTTAGTACAATTGGAGCAGCCGCACGAATACAAGCGTCAATAAGTTTGTATAAATCAAGAGGTTTGAGGACAAATCCAGTAACTCCTAGATTTATTGCACGATGTAAAAACTCTAACTCATTGTAAGCTGTTGTTATTATGCAAGGGATTTCAGGTTTGCTTTCATGTATTTTTTCTATTAAACTAAGACCAGACATTTTTGGCATATTTATATCTGTAATAACTAAGTCTATGTCATCAGGAAATTGATTAAAGATTTGTAAGGCTTCATAGCCATTAGTTGCTTCATAAAGTGTATGTACAGTTAGTTGCAATATTTTAGAAGTATTTACTCGTACTTCTTCTTCATCTTCAACATACAAAACTGTGATATTCTTTAAAATTTTTTTATCCATTTGACACGCTTATTTTATTTTCATTAACTTAATGTTATTATATAGTTGCTTATATATACTTAAAAATATAAATACTAAAGGAACAACTTGAAAAGAATTATACTTTTTGACCTTGATGGAACAGTTATTGATTCAACGGATGCTATTGTAGAGACTTTTTTCTATGTATTTGAAAAAAAACAACTCGATTTAGGTGTAAATGATGAAAATATAAAAAAACTAATTGGATATCCACTTGATATTATGTTTGAAGACTTGGGTGTGGATAAAAGATTTGTAAATGAATTTGTAGATGAGTACAAATTAAGATACAGAGATATTTCAAAGGCTCAAACTACATTATTAAAAAATGCTAAAGAGAGTTTGGAAGTAGCATCTAAGTTTGCTAGACTTGGTGTGGTAACTACAAAAACAGGTATGTATTCAAAACCACTTTTAGAGCATTTGGGAATAGATTTTTATTTTGAGTGTTTAATAGGAAGGGAACATGTACAAAATCCAAAGCCTCACCCTGAACCAATATATAAAGCAATTGAACAAATGAATGTAAATATTA contains:
- a CDS encoding diguanylate cyclase, with protein sequence MDKKILKNITVLYVEDEEEVRVNTSKILQLTVHTLYEATNGYEALQIFNQFPDDIDLVITDINMPKMSGLSLIEKIHESKPEIPCIITTAYNELEFLHRAINLGVTGFVLKPLDLYKLIDACIRAAAPIVLKKELIQKNEQLTKLNHELEEKVALRTQELEILANTDPLTGISNRRSFFNKAEKLLNQNSSEHIFAAMLDIDKFKTLNDTFGHAFGDIVLKKLTSYIQDSLNTEDIFGRMGGEEFAILSICNNQDEFMDKMEGMRKGIETIDFYHENTKVNVTISFGVAHKEDDESIDSLLARADDALYEAKDTGRNKIIFRSRV
- a CDS encoding HAD family hydrolase gives rise to the protein MKRIILFDLDGTVIDSTDAIVETFFYVFEKKQLDLGVNDENIKKLIGYPLDIMFEDLGVDKRFVNEFVDEYKLRYRDISKAQTTLLKNAKESLEVASKFARLGVVTTKTGMYSKPLLEHLGIDFYFECLIGREHVQNPKPHPEPIYKAIEQMNVNIKENDIYMIGDTKLDLIASKNAGINGVGVLSGYGTKEELQEHSEWIYNDVLDAVRFIQSKYI